In Ananas comosus cultivar F153 linkage group 7, ASM154086v1, whole genome shotgun sequence, the sequence GGAGTTATGCAATGCATATTATTCACTGATAATTTATGCTTTCTTTGGAGAGAAAAACAATAGTACTCAGGATTACTAGATGAATTTTGACATTAAGTATAGAAAAATATCCTCCTCAGCTAATCAACAATCGTATACAGACTGAATCTACTCTAAAGCTTCTATTACAATCAGTTAATGATTAACTATATGTCAGAGTTACAAATATGCATAGTTCTACGAATGCACCCTTTAATAAGCAAAGATCCTGGTTATCTTCAATCTAAAACAGGTGCTGAAACAAAGCCAGGCATGCTAATTCCTCACAAAATTTAATATCTACTACactaatttttgtaatttttagatGTAGCTACAGAATCATTTTCTTCACCTAATTTGGTTGTTCCATTGCTCTGAGATTGCACTTCTAGCTCCTTAGACTCAGAAAAAATCCTGAATACTATAACTTCACCAGATATTTATTTGGCAATTGCGAGAAGTTAAACTAGCAAAGTGAGAGGGACAATTAGGAGGCGGGGGAAAAAATCCACCAATGCAAAATGCAAACTACTAGAACCAGTCGAATACTCACCCATGTTTAAGCTACCAGCGTCTAACTCCGCAACTAAAATAGCAGTATTCCGTTAAAGAATCGAATCAGCAACATCGGACAACACTCCCTTCAATTCAATTGATTACCTTCCAAAGGGGCAGGCAGACCAATCACCACAGATTTGAAAAGGTTATCCTGATTATAGAGATCGGGAAATACACAATGATCTCAATAGGAAAAATAACAACCTTGTGATGAGCACATTTTCTATCATCATCAAAATAACAATCTTTCAACACGACAAAAACCAATCTGTAAGTCATATTATTCCAAGAAAATATCACACAACAGAAAGCACACTTTCTGATGTTAATCTGCTTATTGTTCAATATTTcttctgaaaaagaaaaacacaagcTTCTTACTTAATTTTAGCATTGTGGCCTAGATGCAGACATACGGACAAAATGATGATTCACATAATGGCATCTAACTCTACGTATTGCCAAAAAGAAGGCTGTAAGATAGAATTCAAAACAATAAGGCTACTTGATTAGGCGGTGTAACAATTTGGATTACATGGCACTAATTATGGACATGACTTGATAACGCACCACAACTGCTATTCAAATTACggaaattcaaaatcaacacAACCAAAACCATCTAACTAAAGAATAATATGGCATGACGTGATTATCAGATAATTTTAACTATTTCAACAATAAAGtcaagttaaaaatattaagacaCAATCTCCTAATTGTTGGACACAATCACTATCCTTGGACCTCAACTTAGTTTTCCATAACCCGAACtccaaaaatataaatgagACTCAACTTTTTAGTACCACCATCCTACAGTCATTGTGTATCTTTCAAAGATTGCAATTTCTATAGCAAATGGACCCAATCAGGAAGAGGaatctataaaattttggaGAAATCTCAAAATATCTCCGTTATCTGTGGAAGATTACCATATGCTTCCTTGTTAGTTAGTGCACTCTCTCTGTGCATACACTCTCCGCATTAACAATGTTTGTACCTGTGATTCTGTACAAAATTTGGTATACTAAACAATCCAAGCACCAACTCACGCAcactcaaaatcaacaaattagaGAACAAAATCTAGACATGAATGAATAAAATCGGTTTCCCTTGATTACAATGCAATGAAGAATTTAGCCTATATTGGCATACTGTTTACTGGGCAGTCCTCCTTGTAACACCATATGTGAATCCCAAATAGACCGGCTGGAGTGCAACAGTAAAGAACCAATGTGCAGAAAAAGGTTCTTTTGTTTTGCTGAATAATAGAAGTTAGAGGTGGGTTAAAATCAAACGCAGCAAACACTTTAAGTTCATCAGATGTATAAATTAACCTGATAACTAACACAAAacgaatatattttctttttattccgGGATCTATCATTCCAGCAACCCTTCTAAACCCGCTAAAACAGCACAAATCTATTATCTACAAATCAGAGCGCATCATCATAAATCATAAAGAGCAGTTTGCGTGCGGCAAATTATTAGGTCACATCTGATCAATAGCAGCAAAAGCAGCAGGTCTTTTATTTACAACACCGAAACAAAGACGAAAGACCGGACGGAATTAACTAATGATGATACAAGAGAGGTGGGGGGAAAGGAAAGGACCTAAGACAGGCGCCGGCGCGGGAGAATAGCAAGAGAGGGATCAGGATCCGGCGCTGGGCAGGGCGGCCATGAAGGCGTTGTAGGAGGAGTCGAGATCGAAGTGGAGCTGCCTGGACTGCTGTTCGGTGAGCTCGTCGGCGGCGCCCATCTTGGCAAGCCTGGCGAGCCACTCCCTGACCTTGACCTTGCCCTCGAAGTCGGGGGGCAGGATGGCGCCGAGCTTGGCGAAGGAGGCGGAGAGGTCGGAGAGGAGGGGGTGGACCTGGTCGACGGCGACCATGTTGAGCTTGACGGCGTCCATGGCGGTGATGAAGTGCTGGACGCACTGGGCgatggcggaggcggaggaggcggcggcggaggcggaggcggaggaggcggaggcgcggTGTTCGACGGTGGCGGGGACGCCGGAGACGAGGAGGCGGTTGAGGGCGGCGGGGCAGTCCATCTTGTAGGCGTCGGCGAAGCGGTCGACGGAGGGGACGGCGTCGCGGAGGGACGAGGACAGCGTCTTGAACTGGGCGATCAGCTTCAGGCACTCCGCCTCGTACTCCGTGGACGACACCAGGTCCCGCACGTACGCCTTCTCCAGCTTCTCCGTCGTCTTTATGATGGCGTAGAGATCGGCGAGGCTGTCCAGGAGCTCCCGCTCCCGCTTGTCGTGCCACAGCTTCACCTCcatcgccttcgccttcgctaCCGCTACCTCCGGGAGATCGAGTTGGAGATcgggctagggctagggctagggctagggttagggattttagggtttcgtCGGAGGATCTTATAAGATTACGACAACGATAGAGCTCTCCTGTGGGTGGCTTGGCTTCGATccgatcgtcgtcgtcgtcgtcgtcggagagagagagagagagagagagagagctatttgAGTTTATAGAGGCTCAGCATATATTCGAAatggagaggaaggagaggggaTGCCTATGGCGCAGGGCTTCTCCGAAGGAAGCGACGGGAGAGGGTAGGCTATGGCGTATTGCTTCGCATTTGATCGAGTCAAATCTCATCACGCTTTAAAGCGTAAACCAGTGCCGCTTAAATGGGCTGGATTGTTTTAGAACGGGCTTCAAGCCAGAACTACGCAAACCCGACCAACCAGGAGAGGCATAGCCCAAGACACTTATAAGCTTTAACTTTTCGAAAACTTATAAGACCCACAGGCCAAGACTATAGACTTAGATCTTATTGGACTGTAGCCCAAATAAAGCAAGCTCAACTTTAGGCCTGGTGCACATATCCTAGAAAGGGAACGATGGCCCCGGTAACGGTAATACAAGTCCGAGAAGTAAAAAGCCAAACTAGTGACCAAATTAACCATGAATGAAACACAGACCACCCCTACTCCAAGCTTGTTGTGGAAAGCTAAACAAATCaacgaatgaaaaaaaaaatatccgaCATAACAACAAAAGATTACAACCAAAGAAACCAAACACACCAAAATTCTCCGATCGAGTCCCAAAGAAGGGGAGTAGTTATACAATATAACACACATCGACTCTTTCTCCTCATGTATATGTATGATCTTTCTCCTTTCACCCAGGGCAGCTGTGCTATCTAAATATATCCGATCAAGTTTCACCATTCTGCttcattaatttattacttaattaaccggttaattaattaattggtggTTCGGTTGCTGTTGATCATGTCCATGTATTGCTTGAAGGACTCCTGGCGCTGCAGCCGCATCTCCTCGTTGAACTTGTTAATGAAGGCCTCCACGCGCCGGTTGAGCTCGTCCTGCCCCAGCGAGGCCTCCCCCCTCCTCAGCCTCCCCCCCGACCCCCGCGACGGGGACGGGGACGGGGACGGCGCCCTCCTCGTCCGCTCCTGGAAAGTCTCCGACTTccgcatcgccgccgccgccgccggatcGTCGGCGGATGCGCGGGGGCGCGCGTCCCACGTGTCTGCCTTCTTGAGGTGGCGAGCCAGCGGCACCGCACGCCCCTCCGTGATCGTCCGCCACGTGCTCTCCAGCGTCTCGTTCCGCTTCGGCCGGACCACCCCCAACACCTTCCCTGCGTAAGTAAGTTCACAGCAATACCACCattcgaaatcaaattttttttttttttaaaaaaaaatgattaaaaattgGGCATTCTTGAAATAGATATAAGTGAACTATATAGTGGGCCATTTCACGGGCCGTGGGTTGAGATTTGCCGTGCCGTACCGTCGGGGCTGGGCCTGGCGCTCTTCCTGCGGCTGAACCTGGAGGAAACCAGCGGTTTCTCCTCCCTTGAATTCGAATAGCATTCCGTCGTCGGAATCTCCgtcgtcttcctcctccgctTAGGCGACCAGCTCGACCTCGATATCACGaactcctcttcctcctcctcctcctcctcctcctcctcctctttcttcttctcctcctcctcctccccctcctcctcttcggccttcgccgccgcagccgctcccGTAACTTCGCCAGCGTCGTACTCCTCCGCGACATCGATTTCCGGGGGCGGAGAGGCGACGGAGATGGTCGTTGGGGGCCCGGATTCCGGGGGGTTATCGCTGAAGCGGGAGGAGGCGGCGATGGAGAGGATGATGACGTTGATGACGAGGTAGAGGTACGGCGGGGTGAGCCAGTCCAGGACGAATCCGTACAATCGAGGGAGATCATCGGCCACGAACCCCAGGATCGACGGCCCCGCTAGACGGAGCACCACCGCCGCCCACACCACCGCCGCCGAAGCCGCCGCAGCCTTGATCGACCTACTCCTCCTCCCATaccccatcatcatcatcatcgcccttgctctctctctctctctctctctctctctctagatctctctctctaatgaGAGATGATGCTTCTGGAAAATGGGGGAGAGGGAAAAAAGAGGAGCGGTGGAGCCGGGAGATATAAAAAAGCGGGATGGGGTTTGGAACCGTTGGATCTATAACTAAAAGGTCTCAGCCGTTGGTTATCACAGAGAGCTCTGCTAGCCCCCCGCTCCACAGACCGAGTGACCCGCCTCTCTCTGCTCTATTTGCATCTCTATCCGCTCAAacttaattccaaaaaaaatttgtacacAGCCTCCAAAGTCCAAAGACTCCAAACAGAAACTCCGGATTTCTGAAATTACTAATTTATCCTCCTCAGCTTCCGGGTTCTTTCCCTGCGTTGGCCGCTTCTATgaatcaaatcaatgatcgCAGGGTCGGAATTTTATTCGATAATATTTAACACGACCGGCACGAAAGGGTAATGCTGGGAATACATACAACAAGTATcactaataaatatatatccAGTGGGAGATTATGGCACGGAAATGGGGCTGAACGAACGGATGAGATTGGCCGCACGCGTAGTGGGGATAGGGATTGCTGGTTTTTGGATTTAAACCGGCCCTTTATTAAAGGGAGAGTCTCCAACGGTCAAAAAATGGACCGTTGCCTCACCTGcggacagagagagagagagagagagagaggacgaggCGAGTGGTGGTGGGTCCCATCTGTCGCAAACTCTGCCGCTCGAACGTGTCCGTATATAGCCTTCTCCGCCGACCTTTATTAGTTTGCACCTCGAGATGCGGATCCAACAAGGCTCCAAGAaaactttttggtttttttttttttttcaatattcgGTGTACGGGAAGCTGGAAATTTTCATGCGCAACAGCTGTTTCTCTGTTTCTCAATTCTTATTGGAAGAAAGTTCTTGATGTGCATCAGTGCATCTGGCTTCCGTACGCATACTTTTTACTTTGCTTGTGATTTTCCTTCTTACACCTGtggattatttttttagcaTGAAATTTGACTAAACAGTGTAATGTGGATGGTTGCTTGCACCTGTGGATTATTTTTTAGCGTGAAATTTTACCAACGCGCCATTCCGGCATGATGCGGATTCAGATCCGTGTTATGCCAAACCATCTATTTTCAGCCCACAACTCATCACGAATAGCATAGTaattctatttattatttttaggcgttataatttattcaataaataattttagatcaatcttttttaatatttatatattaaatagttaaaattatattactttaaggggccgtttggttagatgtagttgcagaaacagtgtagttgaaaatacatACAGTTGCAAATactgcagttataactacacctagtctgtttggttttacgcagttgcaactactgcagttacatttcttctgtttggtaatatgaagctgatagttgtatttatgaattttgtcacctcttcagatagagtggtgaggttaccttcactaaacataaaataattgtataaatttattaattatttaaatttactatttataaataaataagtagatatatataatatttttatatttttcaataattcttcaacttattaatcgacacatttaaaatttttaatttatttaattttaatatgaaaatcaaactttaaaaatttaagcgattcttttattttttttatcaattttaataattataattaattaaaacttattaaattaacatacacgatcacattctataaaaatttagaaaaaaaaactatatttatattttaaataaaataaatttaaaaaaattaattttttgcacaaagcttgtattgtctaaaaaattttattagtatgagtttatttataagtatttttatttacctaaatacatatattatttatttatttagctatttatttatttatttatttattattattaatttgtgggtgatcctatccctcaccaactgctgcagttggaactacgaccaatttggatgtagttccaactgcagcatttgggccttcttgtgcagttggaactgcagcaattgaactcaactacactaaaccaaacaaaggaattgTAGCTGCatgcatttgcaactgcactgcagttgcaaatgcgcacaaccaaacagcccctaagagaagataaatttttaaaaatattaaggaaaaaaaaaagaaaaatacaattgGGCCATGTCATTCCGGTATATTCAGCAGCCGATTGTCCCGCAGGCCGGCTGAGTGCAGCCCAGTATGGCTTGCAGCCGTGCCGGTCTGGGCCAGCCCACGAGCTGCGCGACCGAGATTACATTCTAACGACGTACCTGAGCAGGTTCGTGAGTAAATTAACACATGCCATCTGCAATTACTATTAGCGCTTGAAAAAACTCCATGAGTCACGATTCCAAAAAAGGGACTATGCAGTCACCAGGAGCTTAGCAGCTAATCTGCACGCCTCCTTATGGTTATTGACTAATCTGTGAGCCCAAAGAGGCCCCTCTGACACGCTTTTAGAGCTAAGTAAATAGAAATGGATAACCAGAGTttcaaaaatacaaatttgtaaCCTCTCTAAGGAAGTCAGtttaagaaagaaagaaagaaagaacgaGTTTCTACTGTTACGGAGTTATTTTATAAACAAAGCGAATGAAACAGACATATTAGTTTAGTCCTCGTTTggtatggttttttttttatttttaaaaataaatttttgcttatttagcaacaaaaaaaattgaaaacagcCTTTTTATCcttccatttcttttaaagtAAATTGTTATTTAATACTTAACTAGATGTATTACTATAAATAAACCAACTATAATAGCAAACAAGGCCATaggattttactttttttttgctcttattTACAAATATGAACCCCTAAATTAGAAGAGTTGGTTACTCAGCAGCAACCTTTACCTGactcttaataaaaaaaaaaaaatcccacaaCTTCTATTTCCTTCTAGCTATTTCAACAccacctcttctttttttttttctctttcttttttatctttctttacgAGTATAAAAAATTGCTTACAAGAGTAAAATCACCAAACACAGCGTCAACCAACACAAAAATTCGACGATCTTTGCATAGGAATGCAGTCATGCACGTAGAagccacatttttttttttttgagaaaaataatagcacgctacccacttcattcattgaaaatgtgaattaagcAATATGGATGAGGCAGTGGGACCTCGAGGGGCTGaaccgaaaaaaataaaaagaaaagctatATGACAGTGAAGGATTTCTCCCACAAATTGTACTAACTGTATT encodes:
- the LOC109712994 gene encoding SPARC-like protein 1 — encoded protein: MMMMMGYGRRSRSIKAAAASAAVVWAAVVLRLAGPSILGFVADDLPRLYGFVLDWLTPPYLYLVINVIILSIAASSRFSDNPPESGPPTTISVASPPPEIDVAEEYDAGEVTGAAAAAKAEEEEGEEEEEKKKEEEEEEEEEEEEEFVISRSSWSPKRRRKTTEIPTTECYSNSREEKPLVSSRFSRRKSARPSPDGKVLGVVRPKRNETLESTWRTITEGRAVPLARHLKKADTWDARPRASADDPAAAAAMRKSETFQERTRRAPSPSPSPSRGSGGRLRRGEASLGQDELNRRVEAFINKFNEEMRLQRQESFKQYMDMINSNRTTN
- the LOC109712995 gene encoding vacuolar protein sorting-associated protein 28 homolog 1-like — its product is MEVKLWHDKRERELLDSLADLYAIIKTTEKLEKAYVRDLVSSTEYEAECLKLIAQFKTLSSSLRDAVPSVDRFADAYKMDCPAALNRLLVSGVPATVEHRASASSASASAAASSASAIAQCVQHFITAMDAVKLNMVAVDQVHPLLSDLSASFAKLGAILPPDFEGKVKVREWLARLAKMGAADELTEQQSRQLHFDLDSSYNAFMAALPSAGS